From the genome of Sinanaerobacter sp. ZZT-01:
GGGCATTGCAACATGGTGCAATCATTGCAAGAGAATACGGGTTACCATGTGTTACGGGAATTGAAAAGGCAACCGAAATGATAAAGGATGGAGATTTAATTGAAGTTGACGGTACAAATGGATTTGTGAAGATTATTCAAGAAAAATAAGTTTAGAGAAAGCATTAGCTTATCGAAAGATAGGTTAATGCTTTCTGTATAAATAATGCACGAAAAGAGATGTTCTTTTGAGCTGTTTGAATTATTGTATGCACCGATTTTTTGCTGAAAAATCATCGCCCCTTCTGCCCCTGTCTGAGAAAGATATCGGCAATTTTGTGTTTTTTACTTTTGTAAGCCGATTGCATTGGATTTGTCAGTATCACAATCACAATTGTGAGTAAAAGCATGACCGCCAGGGATAACATGGATAAAGTGAGATTTCCAGGTTCGGAAGTATTCATGAATGTTCTTGTATCAAATCTCATAACCGTTAATCCCGACAAGATCGGGTACAGACTTCGCATTGTGACATTCTTGATAAACATAGCAGAATATCCGAACAGAAAAGATACGATAACACCACCCATAAAAATTCCCGGTTTCCTGCTTGTAAAAGCAATGATTGGCAGAACCGCAATATATGTGAAAATCGATATTCCTAACATTTGTAAAAGACCTGTGAACAAAACAGTAATACTCAGCCCTAAAATACCGGACAACAATCCGACAATCAGTGTTATTACATAACAGTAAAACCCGAACAGTACACTTAAGATTCCCATTGCCAGCAGTTTTCCGAACAACAGGAGCTGAAAACTTACCGGAACAGGTAATATGTTTTTCAAAGTATTATCTGTGTATTCCCGGTTAATTAAATACCCCCCGATCAATGTAAAAATTACAGGCATAAAAACTGTTGCGCTATTCCATAGGGTACTGTTAAAAAGAGCGGAAAAGTCAAAATTCTGTGTTGTGACCTCTGGAGTGGCGACTGCCTGCGTGAATACAGACAAAATTGCTGGAAGCGCCATACCGATGAGGCCAACGAGCAAAATATGAAATCTCTTTAATTTTAGAAATTCAGCTTTTATAATACGAAGCATGAAAGATACCTCCTTTCCTCAAATTTCTCTACGTTGATAGATGCGAATCATCAAATACATACAAACGACCGCTTCCAATAAAAGTACACCAAAGCATACAGGAGCTGGCACAAAGTATTGACTGAACCGATTGTAGAATTCTGTTTGGATTTCACCAGTGGGCGTGTAAAATTGATACAACCACCGAAAAATCATAGGAACGGGCATAAGGGTTCCGGCATTTATTCCTAAAGGCTGCATCATAATCGCATCGCTAAAATGCATCACATAATTTAGCAGAGTGTAAAAGAACACGATAATCGTTGAGAGAATATAGCTTTTATTAAACCATACAACCAGAACAATGCAGGGAAGCGCAGCAGCCCACATGAGTAGCCCTGATGAGACTGTGAGCGAAAATTGAAAAGCAAAATCAGTCGGCGGGATATTTTGAGAAACAGCGATTGCTGTGCTTACTGCAAAACCCATTAACTGAAATGCGACTGAAAATATTAGCAGAACCAATAACTTTACAAGAACCAATTGATTTTTTGATACCGGTATACAAAGCAGATTTTTCAATGTATCATTGTCCTGCTCGACAAAAAACAGATTAGCAGCTAAGATAATCAGCAAAGGTATTAAAAGCAAAAAGGCGTTATCCTCTCTTACTCCGGATTGGAGACTTGTAAAAGTGGAATCGGCTAACAATAGTGCATAAAAAAGAGGGAAAATGAAAGCTGCCAGTATTCCAAAGAAAAATATTTTCTTTCTTTTAAATTTT
Proteins encoded in this window:
- a CDS encoding ABC transporter permease, producing MLNLLLSEFKKFKRKKIFFFGILAAFIFPLFYALLLADSTFTSLQSGVREDNAFLLLIPLLIILAANLFFVEQDNDTLKNLLCIPVSKNQLVLVKLLVLLIFSVAFQLMGFAVSTAIAVSQNIPPTDFAFQFSLTVSSGLLMWAAALPCIVLVVWFNKSYILSTIIVFFYTLLNYVMHFSDAIMMQPLGINAGTLMPVPMIFRWLYQFYTPTGEIQTEFYNRFSQYFVPAPVCFGVLLLEAVVCMYLMIRIYQRREI
- a CDS encoding ABC transporter permease; amino-acid sequence: MLRIIKAEFLKLKRFHILLVGLIGMALPAILSVFTQAVATPEVTTQNFDFSALFNSTLWNSATVFMPVIFTLIGGYLINREYTDNTLKNILPVPVSFQLLLFGKLLAMGILSVLFGFYCYVITLIVGLLSGILGLSITVLFTGLLQMLGISIFTYIAVLPIIAFTSRKPGIFMGGVIVSFLFGYSAMFIKNVTMRSLYPILSGLTVMRFDTRTFMNTSEPGNLTLSMLSLAVMLLLTIVIVILTNPMQSAYKSKKHKIADIFLRQGQKGR